The Toxorhynchites rutilus septentrionalis strain SRP chromosome 3, ASM2978413v1, whole genome shotgun sequence genome includes a region encoding these proteins:
- the LOC129774819 gene encoding serine/arginine repetitive matrix protein 2-like, translating into MLPEIIQVLQCEDGHATLERIYAYMKNILPASTPWEVRQSVQDGLNAGTNCGLVLKTEKGFKLGVNLHKPESAQFVSALETLQQEIQERKSLPAGEPDEAVAGSSRFVDRNSGSGMRPPAQRQTIATNRRRNEPIVVATGRSTPAECGPGWRRRPLAQRQAIAISRRRQAEQRAREIIRSRRQGRSPARRGSRSRSRSRSSRRRSRSRARSRSRSRSRG; encoded by the exons ATGCTGCCTGAAATTATTCAAGTTCTACAATGCGAGGATGGTCACG CAACTCTTGAAAGGATTTACGCGTATATGAAGAACATTCTACCTGCGTCCACCCCATGGGAAGTCCGACAGAGTGTTCAAGACGGTTTGAATGCAGGCACAAATTGTGGCTTAGTTCTCAAAACCGAAAAAGGATTCAAATTAGGAGTGAACTTACACAAACCAGAATCGGCCCAATTTGTTTCAGCTCTGGAAACCCTCCAGCAGGAAATACAAGAACGAAAGAGTCTTCCGGCGGGGGAACCCGACGAAGCCGTTGCCGGCAGTTCGCGATTTGTGGATCGTAATTCTGGTTCCGGTATGCGCCCTCCTGCTCAGCGGCAAACTATTGCGACTAACCGCCGCCGGAACGAACCCATCGTCGTTGCCACCGGCAGATCCACCCCTGCGGAATGTGGTCCGGGTTGGCGTAGACGTCCACTCGCGCAGAGGCAGGCTATTGCCATATCACGCCGCAGGCAAGCGGAGCAGAGGGCACGTGAAATAATTCGCTCCCGGAGACAGGGAAGATCTCCAGCTAGACGTGGGTCTCGTTCGCGTTCACGTTCCCGGTCGTCCCGTAGACGGTCCAGATCGAGGGCTCGATCTCGGTCCCGATCGCGTTCACGGGGATGA